In the Festucalex cinctus isolate MCC-2025b chromosome 10, RoL_Fcin_1.0, whole genome shotgun sequence genome, one interval contains:
- the kif1aa gene encoding kinesin-like protein KIF1A isoform X5: MAGASVKVAVRVRPFNSREMSKESKCIIQMSGNTTTIINPKQAKDNKSFNFDYSYWSHTTPEDVNYASQMLVYKDIGEEMLLHAFEGYNVCIFAYGQTGAGKSYTMMGKQDVKDQQGIIPLLCEDLFTKINDNTDNSMSYSVEVSYMEIYCERVRDLLNPKNKGNLRVREHPLMGPYVEDLSKLAVTSYNDIQDLMDSGNKARTVAATNMNETSSRSHAVFNIIFTQKRHDADTDNTSEKVSKISLVDLAGSERADSTGAKGTRLKEGANINKSLTTLGKVISALAEVDSGTNKNKKKKKVESFIPYRDSVLTWLLRENLGGNSRTAMVAALSPADINYDETLSTLRYADRAKQIRCNAVINEDPNNRLVRELKEEVSRLKDLLFAQGLGDIIEMTNAMTGMSPSPSLSALSSRAGSIASLHDRIMFSPANEEAIERLKETEKIIAELNETWEEKLRRTEAIRMEREALLAEMGVAMREDGGTVGVFSPKKTPHLVNLNEDPLMSECLLYYIKDGITRVGRVDAASRQDIVLSGHFIKDEHCTFTSSTGPQGETVVLEPCEGAETYVNGKRVTEATVLKSGNRIILGKSHVFRFNHPVQARAERERTPCAETPAEPVDWAFAQRELLEKQGIDMKQEMEQRLQELEDQYRKEREEANNLLEQQRLDYESKLEALQKQVDRYYPEAPEEEEEPAEEVQWSERERELAEWSFRRWRCYQFTSLRDLLWGNAIFLKEANAISVELKKKVQFQFVLLTDTLYSPLPPDLLPPDAGKERERRIFPQTIVAVEVQDQKNGATHYWTLEKLRQRLDLMREMYDRAAEVPPATAIASSTCTNSTTDDGEGAMTGGDPFYDRFPWFRLVGRSFVYLSNLLYPVPLVHRVAVVSEKGDVKGFLRVAVQAISADEEAPDYGSGVRQSGTAKISFEDQQYEKFQSESCPVGLSRTGVSQEELRIVEGEGQSAETGPSADEVNNNTSGGDEDDVAGKSGQDGQVDVTAEHLKIGNIFTFRVTVLQASNIAAEYADIFCQFNFIHRHDEAFSTEPLKNTGRGPPLGFYHVQNIAVEVTKSFVDYISIQPIVFEVFGHYQKQAFLPLCKDVISPLRPCRRQFPRVMPLSKPVPATKLTTVARPQVGPCHCKYDLMVFFEICELEANGDYIPAVVDHRGGMPCHGTFLLHQGLQRRITVTIVHESGGDIEWRDVRELVVGRLRNTPESDESIVDPNILSLNILSAGYVRPLHDDRTFYRFEAAWDSSMHNSLLLNRVTPYGEKIYMTLSAYLELEKCTQPAVVTKDVCMVFYSRDTKLSASRSIRNLFGTGSLRAADGNRVTGVYELSLCNLADAGSPGMQRRRRRVLDTSVAYVRGEENLAGWRPRSDSLILEHQWELDKLSLLQDVEKTKHFLLLREKLESAVLLAGRGAQQLAEEEPDDVSPPTRVEPEVCAASEITTDRQRELATKCLRLLTHSFDREYTHVCVSASESKISEMSVTTLRDSASISTLNTITPSSTCPSLVEGCYGNADLRPPAPRSRVVSPIPEAQPDAKMCTGAASEGKPRIRRFVPDIQEIRVSPIVSKKGYLHFLEPHTNGWVKRYVVVRRPYVYIYNTERDAVERAILNLSSAQVEYSEDQQAMLKTPNTFAVVTEHRGILLQATSDKDMHDWLYAFNPLLAGTIRSKLSRRRVGQMRM, from the exons ATGGCGGGGGCCTCTGTGAAGGTGGCGGTCCGAGTCCGCCCTTTCAACTCCAGGGAGATGAGCAAGGAGAGCAAATGCATCATCCAGATGTCAGGAAACACTACCA CCATCATCAACCCCAAACAGGCCAAAGACAACAAGAGCTTCAACTTTGATTACTCCTACTGGTCACACACCACG CCAGAGGATGTGAACTACGCATCTCAAATGCTCGTCTACAAAGACATCGGCGAGGAAATGCTGCTGCACGCCTTCGAGGGTTACAACGTCTGCATCTTTGCGTACGGCCAGACCGGCGCTGGCAAGTCCTACACCATGATGGGCAAGCAGGACGTCAAGGATCAACAGGGCATCATCCCGCTG CTGTGTGAAGATCTCTTTACCAAAATCAACGACAACACAGACAACAGCATGTCCTACTCTGTGGAG GTGAGCTACATGGAAATCTACTGCGAGCGCGTGCGCGACCTGCTTAACCCCAAGAACAAAGGCAACCTGCGGGTTCGAGAGCATCCCCTTATGGGTCCCTACGTGGAGGACCTGTCCAAGTTGGCTGTTACCTCCtacaatgacatccaggacctGATGGACTCTGGCAACAAAGCCAG GACGGTGGCCGCTACCAACATGAACGAGACCAGCAGTCGCTCACATGCCGTTTTTAACATCATCTTCACTCAGAAACGCCACGACGCTGACACTGACAACACCTCTGAGAAG GTGAGTAAAATCAGTTTGGTGGATTTGGCCGGCAGTGAGAGAGCTGATTCAACTGGAGCCAAAGGGACTAGGCTGAAG GAAGGAGCCAACATCAATAAATCTCTAACCACGCTGGGAAAAGTCATCTCCGCTTTGGCAGAAGTG GACTCTGGAACAAACAAG aacaaaaagaagaagaaagtggaAAGTTTCATTCCTTATCGCGATTCAGTGCTGACTTGGCTGCTCCGAGAGAATCTTG GTGGCAACTCTCGCACCGCCATGGTGGCTGCACTGAGCCCGGCGGACATCAACTATGACGAGACGCTCAGCACACTCAG GTATGCCGACCGCGCCAAGCAAATCCGCTGCAATGCAGTCATCAACGAGGACCCCAACAACCGTCTGGTGCGTGAGCTGAAGGAGGAGGTGTCCCGCCTCAAAGACCTGCTCTTCGCCCAGGGCCTGGGTGACATCATCGAGA TGACCAATGCCATGACGGGTATGAGTCCCTCGCCATCGTTGTCGGCCCTTTCCAGCCGCGCCGGCTCCATTGCCAGTCTGCACGACCGCATCATGTTCAGCCCGGCCAACGAGGAAGCCATCGAGCGTCTGAAG gaaactgAGAAAATCATCGCAGAGCTCAATGAGACATGGGAAGAGAAACTTCGAAGGACTGAAGCCATTCGAATGGAACG AGAGGCCCTGCTGGCAGAAATGGGCGTGGCCATGCGTGAGGACGGTGGCACAGTCGGCGTCTTCTCCCCCAAGAAG ACGCCTCATCTGGTGAACCTGAACGAGGACCCTCTCATGTCCGAGTGCTTGCTATACTACATTAAGGATGGAATCACAAG ggtggGCCGCGTGGATGCCGCAAGCCGCCAGGACATCGTCCTTAGCGGGCACTTCATCAAGGATGAGCACTGCACGTTCACCAGCTCCACTGGACCGCAGGGAGAAA CCGTTGTCCTGGAGCCCTGCGAAGGAGCCGAAACCTACGTCAACGGCAAGAGAGTGACGGAGGCCACAGTCCTCAAATCAG GAAATCGTATCATCCTGGGCAAGAGCCACGTGTTCCGCTTCAACCACCCCGTGCAGGCGCGGGCCGAGAGGGAGAGGACCCCGTGCGCCGAGACCCCCGCAGAGCCCGTGGACTGGGCCTTTGCCCAGAGGGAGCTGCTGGAGAAGCAAGGCATCGACATGAAGCAAGAGATGGAGCAGAG GCTGCAAGAGCTGGAGGATCAATATCGCAAAGAAAGAGAGGAGGCCAACAACCTGCTAGAGCAGCAAAGACTT GATTATGAGAGCAAGCTAGAAGCGCTTCAAAAACAGGTGGATCGTTATTACCCAGAAGCtcccgaggaagaggaggagccaGCAGAGGAAG TTCAGTGGAGCGAGCGGGAACGAGAGCTGGCCGAGTGGAGCTTTCGCAGGTGGAGGTGCTACCAGTTCACTTCCCTGCGGGATCTCCTGTGGGGTAACGCCATTTTCCTCAAGGAGGCAAACGCCATCAGTGTGGAGCTCAAGAAGAAG GTTCAGTTCCAGTTCGTGCTGTTGACCGACACCCTCTATTCGCCGCTCCCGCCTGACCTGCTGCCGCCTGACGCCGGCAAAGAGCGCGAGAGGCGAATCTTTCCGCAAACCATCGTTGCTGTAGAGGTGCAGGACCAGAAGAATGGAGCCACTCACTACTGGACACTGGAAAAACTCAG GCAACGACTTGATCTCATGCGGGAGATGTACGACCGCGCCGCCGAGGTTCCCCCTGCCACAGCCATCGCCTCCTCAACGTGTACGAATTCCACCACCGATGACGGCGAAGGCGCCATGACGGGCGGTGATCCTTTTTACGACCGCTTCCCGTGGTTCCGTCTGGTGGGCAG gtCTTTTGTGTACTTGAGCAACCTGCTGTACCCCGTTCCCCTGGTGCACCGCGTGGCCGTCGTGAGCGAGAAGGGCGACGTGAAGGGTTTCCTGCGCGTGGCAGTGCAGGCCATATCCG CCGATGAGGAAGCACCCGATTACGGTTCAGGGGTGCGACAATCGGGCACTGCCAAGATCTCCTTTGAAGATCAACAATATGAAAAG TTTCAGTCAGAGTCCTGCCCGGTGGGTCTGTCCCGCACTGGAGTATCCCAAGAGGAGCTTCGCATCGTGGAGGGCGAGGGGCAGAGCGCGGAGACGGGACCCTCGGCGGACGAAGTCAACAATAACACAT CTGGCGGTGATGAGGACGACGTGGCAGGGAAGTCGGGACAGGACGGCCAAGTCGACGTGACAGCTGAGCATCTGAAGATTGGGAACATTTTTACCTTCCGTGTGACTGTGCTGCAAGCATCCAACATCGCCGCTGAGTATGCTGACATCTTCTGCCAGTTCAA CTTCATCCACCGACACGACGAAGCCTTCTCCACAGAACCCTTGAAGAACACGGGCCGTGGACCCCCGCTGGGCTTTTACCACGTGCAGAAT ATCGCCGTCGAAGTGACCAAATCATTCGTGGACTACATCAGCATTCAGCCGATTGTGTTCGAGGTGTTTGGACACTACCAGAAACAAGCTTTTCTTCCTCTCTGTAAAGATGTCAtcag TCCACTGCGGCCCTGCAGGAGACAGTTCCCCCGTGTGATGCCTCTGTCCAAACCag TGCCAGCCACCAAGCTGACAACGGTGGCACGCCCGCAGGTAGGACCGTGCCATTGCAAGTATGACCTCATGGTTTTCTTTGAGATCTGTGAGCTGGAAGCCAATGGAGA ctaCATCCCTGCTGTGGTGGACCACAGAGGAGGAATGCCTTGTCATGGCACCTTCCTACTACACCAG GGCCTCCAGAGGAGAATCACAGTCACCATCGTGCACGAGTCTGGCGGCGACATTGAATGGAGAGACGTGCGAGAGCTCGTTGTGG GACGTCTCCGCAACACTCCCGAATCTGACGAGAGCATCGTGGACCCCAACATTCTGTCCCTCAATATCTTGTCCGCCGGCTATGTCAGGCCCTTGCACGACGACAG GACGTTCTACCGCTTCGAGGCGGCGTGGGACAGCTCCATGCACAACTCCTTGCTCCTCAACAGAGTCACCCCCTACGGGGAGAAGATCTACATGACGCTCTCGGCTTACTTGGAG ctggaGAAATGCACGCAGCCGGCGGTGGTGACCAAAGACGTGTGCATGGTCTTCTATTCTCGCGACACCAAACTGTCCGCCTCGCGATCCATTCGCAACCTTTTCGGCACCGGGAGCCTGAGAGCAGCGGATGG AAACCGCGTGACGGGCGTGTACGAGCTGAGCCTGTGCAACCTGGCGGACGCGGGGAGTCCGGGCATGCAGCGGCGCAGGCGGCGAGTGCTGGACACGTCGGTGGCGTACGTCCGCGGCGAGGAGAACCTGGCCGGCTGGCGGCCTCGCAGCGACAGCCTCATCCTGGAGCACCAGTGGGAGCTGGACAAGCTCAGCCTGCTTCAGGAC GTGGAGAAGACCAAACATTTCCTGCTACTACGGGAGAAGTTGGAGTCCGCCGTACTGCTGGCTGGCCGGGGGGCTCAGCAGCTGGCGGAAGAGGAGCCCGATGACGTGTCTCCGCCCACCAGGGTTGAGCCAGAAGTCTGCGCTGCCTCTGAAATCACCACCGACAGGCAACGGGAGCTTGCCACCAAG TGTTTGCGGCTGCTCACTCACTCCTTCGACAGAGAGTACACTCACGTGTGTGTCAGCGCCAGTGAAAGCAAG ATCTCGGAGATGTCCGTCACCACGCTGAGAGACTCGGCCTCCATCTCCACCCTCAACACCATCACGCCCTCGTCCACCTGCCCTTCCCTGGTGGAGGGTTGCTATGGCAACGCTGATCTCAG ACCTCCTGCTCCTCGCTCCCGTGTTGTGAGTCCGATTCCCGAAGCACAGCCGGACGCCAAAATGTGCACGGGCGCGGCCTCAGAAGGGAAACCTCGCATACGTAGATTTGTCCCCGATATCCAAGAGATCCGAGTCAG CCCCATCGTGTCCAAGAAAGGTTACCTGCACTTTCTGGAGCCTCACACCAACGGCTGGGTCAAGCGCTACGTGGTGGTGCGCCGGCCGTACGTCTACATCTACAACACGGAGCGCGACGCCGTGGAGCGCGCCATCCTCAACCTGTCCTCGGCGCAGGTGGAGTACAGCGAGGACCAGCAGGCCATGCTTAAG ACCCCCAACACATTTGCGGTGGTCACGGAACACCGCGGAATATTGCTTCAGGCCACAAGTGACAAAGACATGCACGACTGGCTGTATGCCTTCAATCCTCTCCTGGCGGGGACGATCAG ATCCAAGTTGTCCAGAAGACGAGTGGGACAGATGAGGATGTGA
- the kif1aa gene encoding kinesin-like protein KIF1A isoform X4, with protein MAGASVKVAVRVRPFNSREMSKESKCIIQMSGNTTTIINPKQAKDNKSFNFDYSYWSHTTPEDVNYASQMLVYKDIGEEMLLHAFEGYNVCIFAYGQTGAGKSYTMMGKQDVKDQQGIIPLLCEDLFTKINDNTDNSMSYSVEVSYMEIYCERVRDLLNPKNKGNLRVREHPLMGPYVEDLSKLAVTSYNDIQDLMDSGNKARTVAATNMNETSSRSHAVFNIIFTQKRHDADTDNTSEKVSKISLVDLAGSERADSTGAKGTRLKEGANINKSLTTLGKVISALAEVDSGTNKNKKKKKVESFIPYRDSVLTWLLRENLGGNSRTAMVAALSPADINYDETLSTLRYADRAKQIRCNAVINEDPNNRLVRELKEEVSRLKDLLFAQGLGDIIEMTNAMTGMSPSPSLSALSSRAGSIASLHDRIMFSPANEEAIERLKETEKIIAELNETWEEKLRRTEAIRMEREALLAEMGVAMREDGGTVGVFSPKKTPHLVNLNEDPLMSECLLYYIKDGITRVGRVDAASRQDIVLSGHFIKDEHCTFTSSTGPQGETVVLEPCEGAETYVNGKRVTEATVLKSGNRIILGKSHVFRFNHPVQARAERERTPCAETPAEPVDWAFAQRELLEKQGIDMKQEMEQRLQELEDQYRKEREEANNLLEQQRLDYESKLEALQKQVDRYYPEAPEEEEEPAEEVQWSERERELAEWSFRRWRCYQFTSLRDLLWGNAIFLKEANAISVELKKKVQFQFVLLTDTLYSPLPPDLLPPDAGKERERRIFPQTIVAVEVQDQKNGATHYWTLEKLRQRLDLMREMYDRAAEVPPATAIASSTCTNSTTDDGEGAMTGGDPFYDRFPWFRLVGRSFVYLSNLLYPVPLVHRVAVVSEKGDVKGFLRVAVQAISADEEAPDYGSGVRQSGTAKISFEDQQYEKFQSESCPVGLSRTGVSQEELRIVEGEGQSAETGPSADEVNNNTSGGDEDDVAGKSGQDGQVDVTAEHLKIGNIFTFRVTVLQASNIAAEYADIFCQFNFIHRHDEAFSTEPLKNTGRGPPLGFYHVQNIAVEVTKSFVDYISIQPIVFEVFGHYQKQAFLPLCKDVISPLRPCRRQFPRVMPLSKPVPATKLTTVARPQVGPCHCKYDLMVFFEICELEANGDYIPAVVDHRGGMPCHGTFLLHQGLQRRITVTIVHESGGDIEWRDVRELVVGRLRNTPESDESIVDPNILSLNILSAGYVRPLHDDRQFLDSDMPRTFYRFEAAWDSSMHNSLLLNRVTPYGEKIYMTLSAYLELEKCTQPAVVTKDVCMVFYSRDTKLSASRSIRNLFGTGSLRAADGNRVTGVYELSLCNLADAGSPGMQRRRRRVLDTSVAYVRGEENLAGWRPRSDSLILEHQWELDKLSLLQDVEKTKHFLLLREKLESAVLLAGRGAQQLAEEEPDDVSPPTRVEPEVCAASEITTDRQRELATKCLRLLTHSFDREYTHVCVSASESKISEMSVTTLRDSASISTLNTITPSSTCPSLVEGCYGNADLRPPAPRSRVVSPIPEAQPDAKMCTGAASEGKPRIRRFVPDIQEIRVSPIVSKKGYLHFLEPHTNGWVKRYVVVRRPYVYIYNTERDAVERAILNLSSAQVEYSEDQQAMLKTPNTFAVVTEHRGILLQATSDKDMHDWLYAFNPLLAGTIRSKLSRRRVGQMRM; from the exons ATGGCGGGGGCCTCTGTGAAGGTGGCGGTCCGAGTCCGCCCTTTCAACTCCAGGGAGATGAGCAAGGAGAGCAAATGCATCATCCAGATGTCAGGAAACACTACCA CCATCATCAACCCCAAACAGGCCAAAGACAACAAGAGCTTCAACTTTGATTACTCCTACTGGTCACACACCACG CCAGAGGATGTGAACTACGCATCTCAAATGCTCGTCTACAAAGACATCGGCGAGGAAATGCTGCTGCACGCCTTCGAGGGTTACAACGTCTGCATCTTTGCGTACGGCCAGACCGGCGCTGGCAAGTCCTACACCATGATGGGCAAGCAGGACGTCAAGGATCAACAGGGCATCATCCCGCTG CTGTGTGAAGATCTCTTTACCAAAATCAACGACAACACAGACAACAGCATGTCCTACTCTGTGGAG GTGAGCTACATGGAAATCTACTGCGAGCGCGTGCGCGACCTGCTTAACCCCAAGAACAAAGGCAACCTGCGGGTTCGAGAGCATCCCCTTATGGGTCCCTACGTGGAGGACCTGTCCAAGTTGGCTGTTACCTCCtacaatgacatccaggacctGATGGACTCTGGCAACAAAGCCAG GACGGTGGCCGCTACCAACATGAACGAGACCAGCAGTCGCTCACATGCCGTTTTTAACATCATCTTCACTCAGAAACGCCACGACGCTGACACTGACAACACCTCTGAGAAG GTGAGTAAAATCAGTTTGGTGGATTTGGCCGGCAGTGAGAGAGCTGATTCAACTGGAGCCAAAGGGACTAGGCTGAAG GAAGGAGCCAACATCAATAAATCTCTAACCACGCTGGGAAAAGTCATCTCCGCTTTGGCAGAAGTG GACTCTGGAACAAACAAG aacaaaaagaagaagaaagtggaAAGTTTCATTCCTTATCGCGATTCAGTGCTGACTTGGCTGCTCCGAGAGAATCTTG GTGGCAACTCTCGCACCGCCATGGTGGCTGCACTGAGCCCGGCGGACATCAACTATGACGAGACGCTCAGCACACTCAG GTATGCCGACCGCGCCAAGCAAATCCGCTGCAATGCAGTCATCAACGAGGACCCCAACAACCGTCTGGTGCGTGAGCTGAAGGAGGAGGTGTCCCGCCTCAAAGACCTGCTCTTCGCCCAGGGCCTGGGTGACATCATCGAGA TGACCAATGCCATGACGGGTATGAGTCCCTCGCCATCGTTGTCGGCCCTTTCCAGCCGCGCCGGCTCCATTGCCAGTCTGCACGACCGCATCATGTTCAGCCCGGCCAACGAGGAAGCCATCGAGCGTCTGAAG gaaactgAGAAAATCATCGCAGAGCTCAATGAGACATGGGAAGAGAAACTTCGAAGGACTGAAGCCATTCGAATGGAACG AGAGGCCCTGCTGGCAGAAATGGGCGTGGCCATGCGTGAGGACGGTGGCACAGTCGGCGTCTTCTCCCCCAAGAAG ACGCCTCATCTGGTGAACCTGAACGAGGACCCTCTCATGTCCGAGTGCTTGCTATACTACATTAAGGATGGAATCACAAG ggtggGCCGCGTGGATGCCGCAAGCCGCCAGGACATCGTCCTTAGCGGGCACTTCATCAAGGATGAGCACTGCACGTTCACCAGCTCCACTGGACCGCAGGGAGAAA CCGTTGTCCTGGAGCCCTGCGAAGGAGCCGAAACCTACGTCAACGGCAAGAGAGTGACGGAGGCCACAGTCCTCAAATCAG GAAATCGTATCATCCTGGGCAAGAGCCACGTGTTCCGCTTCAACCACCCCGTGCAGGCGCGGGCCGAGAGGGAGAGGACCCCGTGCGCCGAGACCCCCGCAGAGCCCGTGGACTGGGCCTTTGCCCAGAGGGAGCTGCTGGAGAAGCAAGGCATCGACATGAAGCAAGAGATGGAGCAGAG GCTGCAAGAGCTGGAGGATCAATATCGCAAAGAAAGAGAGGAGGCCAACAACCTGCTAGAGCAGCAAAGACTT GATTATGAGAGCAAGCTAGAAGCGCTTCAAAAACAGGTGGATCGTTATTACCCAGAAGCtcccgaggaagaggaggagccaGCAGAGGAAG TTCAGTGGAGCGAGCGGGAACGAGAGCTGGCCGAGTGGAGCTTTCGCAGGTGGAGGTGCTACCAGTTCACTTCCCTGCGGGATCTCCTGTGGGGTAACGCCATTTTCCTCAAGGAGGCAAACGCCATCAGTGTGGAGCTCAAGAAGAAG GTTCAGTTCCAGTTCGTGCTGTTGACCGACACCCTCTATTCGCCGCTCCCGCCTGACCTGCTGCCGCCTGACGCCGGCAAAGAGCGCGAGAGGCGAATCTTTCCGCAAACCATCGTTGCTGTAGAGGTGCAGGACCAGAAGAATGGAGCCACTCACTACTGGACACTGGAAAAACTCAG GCAACGACTTGATCTCATGCGGGAGATGTACGACCGCGCCGCCGAGGTTCCCCCTGCCACAGCCATCGCCTCCTCAACGTGTACGAATTCCACCACCGATGACGGCGAAGGCGCCATGACGGGCGGTGATCCTTTTTACGACCGCTTCCCGTGGTTCCGTCTGGTGGGCAG gtCTTTTGTGTACTTGAGCAACCTGCTGTACCCCGTTCCCCTGGTGCACCGCGTGGCCGTCGTGAGCGAGAAGGGCGACGTGAAGGGTTTCCTGCGCGTGGCAGTGCAGGCCATATCCG CCGATGAGGAAGCACCCGATTACGGTTCAGGGGTGCGACAATCGGGCACTGCCAAGATCTCCTTTGAAGATCAACAATATGAAAAG TTTCAGTCAGAGTCCTGCCCGGTGGGTCTGTCCCGCACTGGAGTATCCCAAGAGGAGCTTCGCATCGTGGAGGGCGAGGGGCAGAGCGCGGAGACGGGACCCTCGGCGGACGAAGTCAACAATAACACAT CTGGCGGTGATGAGGACGACGTGGCAGGGAAGTCGGGACAGGACGGCCAAGTCGACGTGACAGCTGAGCATCTGAAGATTGGGAACATTTTTACCTTCCGTGTGACTGTGCTGCAAGCATCCAACATCGCCGCTGAGTATGCTGACATCTTCTGCCAGTTCAA CTTCATCCACCGACACGACGAAGCCTTCTCCACAGAACCCTTGAAGAACACGGGCCGTGGACCCCCGCTGGGCTTTTACCACGTGCAGAAT ATCGCCGTCGAAGTGACCAAATCATTCGTGGACTACATCAGCATTCAGCCGATTGTGTTCGAGGTGTTTGGACACTACCAGAAACAAGCTTTTCTTCCTCTCTGTAAAGATGTCAtcag TCCACTGCGGCCCTGCAGGAGACAGTTCCCCCGTGTGATGCCTCTGTCCAAACCag TGCCAGCCACCAAGCTGACAACGGTGGCACGCCCGCAGGTAGGACCGTGCCATTGCAAGTATGACCTCATGGTTTTCTTTGAGATCTGTGAGCTGGAAGCCAATGGAGA ctaCATCCCTGCTGTGGTGGACCACAGAGGAGGAATGCCTTGTCATGGCACCTTCCTACTACACCAG GGCCTCCAGAGGAGAATCACAGTCACCATCGTGCACGAGTCTGGCGGCGACATTGAATGGAGAGACGTGCGAGAGCTCGTTGTGG GACGTCTCCGCAACACTCCCGAATCTGACGAGAGCATCGTGGACCCCAACATTCTGTCCCTCAATATCTTGTCCGCCGGCTATGTCAGGCCCTTGCACGACGACAG ACAGTTTCTTGATTCGGACATGCCTAG GACGTTCTACCGCTTCGAGGCGGCGTGGGACAGCTCCATGCACAACTCCTTGCTCCTCAACAGAGTCACCCCCTACGGGGAGAAGATCTACATGACGCTCTCGGCTTACTTGGAG ctggaGAAATGCACGCAGCCGGCGGTGGTGACCAAAGACGTGTGCATGGTCTTCTATTCTCGCGACACCAAACTGTCCGCCTCGCGATCCATTCGCAACCTTTTCGGCACCGGGAGCCTGAGAGCAGCGGATGG AAACCGCGTGACGGGCGTGTACGAGCTGAGCCTGTGCAACCTGGCGGACGCGGGGAGTCCGGGCATGCAGCGGCGCAGGCGGCGAGTGCTGGACACGTCGGTGGCGTACGTCCGCGGCGAGGAGAACCTGGCCGGCTGGCGGCCTCGCAGCGACAGCCTCATCCTGGAGCACCAGTGGGAGCTGGACAAGCTCAGCCTGCTTCAGGAC GTGGAGAAGACCAAACATTTCCTGCTACTACGGGAGAAGTTGGAGTCCGCCGTACTGCTGGCTGGCCGGGGGGCTCAGCAGCTGGCGGAAGAGGAGCCCGATGACGTGTCTCCGCCCACCAGGGTTGAGCCAGAAGTCTGCGCTGCCTCTGAAATCACCACCGACAGGCAACGGGAGCTTGCCACCAAG TGTTTGCGGCTGCTCACTCACTCCTTCGACAGAGAGTACACTCACGTGTGTGTCAGCGCCAGTGAAAGCAAG ATCTCGGAGATGTCCGTCACCACGCTGAGAGACTCGGCCTCCATCTCCACCCTCAACACCATCACGCCCTCGTCCACCTGCCCTTCCCTGGTGGAGGGTTGCTATGGCAACGCTGATCTCAG ACCTCCTGCTCCTCGCTCCCGTGTTGTGAGTCCGATTCCCGAAGCACAGCCGGACGCCAAAATGTGCACGGGCGCGGCCTCAGAAGGGAAACCTCGCATACGTAGATTTGTCCCCGATATCCAAGAGATCCGAGTCAG CCCCATCGTGTCCAAGAAAGGTTACCTGCACTTTCTGGAGCCTCACACCAACGGCTGGGTCAAGCGCTACGTGGTGGTGCGCCGGCCGTACGTCTACATCTACAACACGGAGCGCGACGCCGTGGAGCGCGCCATCCTCAACCTGTCCTCGGCGCAGGTGGAGTACAGCGAGGACCAGCAGGCCATGCTTAAG ACCCCCAACACATTTGCGGTGGTCACGGAACACCGCGGAATATTGCTTCAGGCCACAAGTGACAAAGACATGCACGACTGGCTGTATGCCTTCAATCCTCTCCTGGCGGGGACGATCAG ATCCAAGTTGTCCAGAAGACGAGTGGGACAGATGAGGATGTGA